In Mesorhizobium sp. M9A.F.Ca.ET.002.03.1.2, the DNA window CATTGTCGGCCAGAGCCTGACGGTTCTCGTCGTCGCCTACGGGCTGAAGTTCCCGCTGCCCGTCAGCCTCTGCTTCGCACTGATCGCCTGTTCGGCCTGGATGAACCTGTTGCTGACCTTCCGCTATCCGGCGGCGCACCGGCTGACCCCGCTGCCGGCGTTTGCCATCCTGACCTTCGACAGCCTGCAGCTTGCCGGCCTGCTCTACATGACCGGCGGCCTCACCAATCCGTTTTCGGTGCTGGTCACGGTGCCCGTGGTCATCTCGGCGACATCGCTGCCGCTGCGGCTGACCGCCATCCTCGGCACGCTGGTTATGGTGGCGGCGAGCCTGCTGGTCTTCTTCCATTTGCCGCTGCCCTGGTACGAGGGCGCGCCGCTGGCGATGCCGTTCATCTATGTCGCCGGCATGTGGATGGCGGTGTTTTCCTCGATCGCCTTCACCGCGATCTACGCCTTCCGCGTGGCCGAGGAAGCGCGCCTGCTCGCCAATGCGCTTGCCGCCACCGAGCTGGTGCTGCAGCGCGAGCAGCATCTGTCGGCCCTGGACGGCCTCGCCGCCGCCGCCGCGCATGAATTGGGCACGCCGCTTGCCACCATCACGCTTGTCGCCAAGGAGATGGAGAAAGCGCTTCGAGGCGATCCGAAATACGGCGAGGACGTGACGCTGCTGCGTTCGCAGAGCGAGCGTTGCCGCGAAATCCTCAAACGCCTGACCAGCCTGTCGTCCGAGGGCGAGGCGCATCTTTCGCGCCTGCCGCTGACCTCGCTGGTCGAGGAGGTGACGGCCCCGCACCGCGATTTCGGCATCTCGATCAAGCTTCGCCCCGGCGAGCGCGTCGGCCCCGAACCGGTCGGGCGACGCAATCCCGGCGTCATCTACGGCCTCGGCAATCTGGTCGAGAACGCCGTCGACTTCGCCCGCAAGGTCGTCACCGTGCGCTGGAGCTGGAACGAGGCCACTGTTACCTTCTCGATCACCGACGACGGGTCGGGCTTTCCTCCCGAAATCATCGACCGCATCGGCGAACCCTATATGTCGACGCGCCAGGGCACCGAGGCCGGCGGCGGCCTGGGCCTTGGTCTTTTCATCGCCAAGACCTTGCTGGAACGCTCCGGCGCCACCCTCGATTTCCGCAATTCGAGCGAACCGGGCGAGGGCGCGGTTGTGCAGATATCGTGGCCGCGCGGCGTCTTCCTCAATCCTGAGCAGGCTTCGGCCATCATGTTTGACACGGCCTGAATTGGACAATGGCGTTCCAAAACTATATCTGCGTAAAAATCAGGCAGCAGGAATTTTAAGACGATGAGTGGCGACGAAACGATTGGCGCAATGGTTGAAGGCGAGGACACCTCGCTATTGATCGTCGACGACGACAAGCCGTTTCTCACCCGGCTTGCCCGCGCCATGGAAACCAGGGGTTTCGTGGTCGAGACGGCCGAGAGCGTGGAGGAGGCGGTGGCCAAGGCGCGCGCCAACCCGCCGGCCTATGCGGTGGTCGACATGCGGCTCGGCGACGGCAACGGCCTTGACGTCGTCGCCGCCATCCGCGAGAAGCGCGACGATGCCCGCGCCGTCATCCTCACCGGCTACGGCAACATCGCCACCGCGGTGACGGCGGTGAAGCTGGGAGCCATCGACTATCTGTCGAAGCCGGCCGATGCCGACGATGTTTTCGCCGCACTCACCCGCACGGCGGGTGAACGCGCGGCACCCCCCGAAAATCCGATGTCGGCTGATCGCGTGCGCTGGGAGCACATCCAGCGCGTCTACGAAATGTGCGACCGCAACGTCTCCGAGACCGCGCGCCGGCTCAACATGCACCGCCGCACGCTGCAGCGGATACTCGCCAAGCGCGCGCCGCGCTGACGCATGATTCCCCGGGATCGATTTTGCTTCGCTGACCTTCGGTTCGGAAAGCACCATGCGCGAACCACTGCGGCGTTCCAAAGACGCGCGGCGTAGAGGCTTGCCCTGCCATTGATGCTTGCGCATCATCGCACCAGGTGAAACCGGCCCTGCCGGCCGATAGGACGGAGAGCACATGCAGGACCAGAAGCAGCCACCGGCTTCCATTCTTCGGCAGCGGCCGGTTTCCGTTCTTCGCGAATTCCTCGCCAGCGAGGCGGCAGGCGGCATCGTCCTGATGGTGGCCGCGGCACTGGCCCTGATCGTCGCCAATTCGCCGCTGTCCCAGGCCTATTTCGAAGCTCTTCACGCCTATCTGGGACCGCTCAGCGTATCGCACTGGATCAATGACGGCCTGATGGCCGTGTTCTTCCTGCTGGTCGGCCTGGAGATCAAGCGCGAGATGCTGGACGGACAGCTCTCGACCTGGCCGCGGCGCGCCCTGCCCGGCATCGCCGCAGCCGGCGGCATGCTGGTTCCTGCCCTTGTCTACGTCGCCATCAACCGCGACAACCCGGCCGCTTTGTCCGGCTGGGCGATCCCGACCGCCACCGACATCGCATTTGCGCTCGGCGTGCTGTCGCTGCTCGGCAGCCGCGTGCCGGGGTCGCTGAAGGTATTCCTCACCGCGCTTGCCATCATCGACGACCTCGGCGCGGTCATCATCATCGCGATGTTCTACACAAGCGACCTGTCGCTCGCCTATCTCGGCGCCGCCTTCGCGGTCATCGCTCTGCTCGTCGTTTTCAACCGCATGCAGGTGCTGACGCTGCTGCCCTATCTCGTGCTTGGTCTTGTCCTATGGGTTCTGGTGCTGAAATCGGGCGTCCATGCCACGCTCGCCGGCGTGGCGCTAGCCCTCACCATCCCTCTGAAGATCACCCCGGGCATCAGTCATGATCTCGACCATTCGCCGCTGCATCGGCTCGAGCATGGCCTGCACAACGTCGTGCCGTTCGTCATCATCCCGATCTTCGGCTTCGCCAATGCCGGCGTTTCGCTTGCTGGCCTGAGCGCGGCCACCCTGGTCGAGCCGCTGACGCTGGGCGTCGCCGCCGGCCTCGTCGTCGGCAAGCTGGTCGGCGTGTTCGGCTCCTCCGCGCTTGCCATCCGGTTCGGTTTTGCCGATCTGCCGGTGAATGCCGGCTGGCTGCACATGACAGGCATTTCTCTGCTCTGCGGCATCGGCTTCACCATGAGCCTGTTCATCGGCCTGCTCGCTTTCGCCAGCAACGTCGAGCTGCAGGACGCGGTGAAAGTCGGCATCCTCGCCGGATCCGTCATCGCCGCGATCCTCGGCGCAGCCGTGCTGTTGATGGCGCCGGCCGCGAATGGGGAAGAGGAGGACGAGGAGTAGAACTGGCCGATTGGCGCCGTTCCTCGCCCCCGCGAAGCGGGGGAGAGGTGGCCCGGCGAAGCCGGGACGGAGAGGGGGGCGACATCCGCGAAGTCAGAACCCGGTGAGGGACAGGGTGCGTGACTCGCCATGGTACGAAGCCTTTCAGGCGCCTTGAGACAACGAGCTCCCGGACGCCGTGAAGGCCCCTCTCCGTCCCGGCTTCGCCGGGCCACCTCTCCCCACTTTGTGGGGCGAGGAACCCAGGTTCTGCGAAAGCAGCCGCACTTGACGCTTAGCGCAAAGGTCGAAAGCTACTCGCTCTCTCCCTCCAGCGCCGGCACCGCCACGCCGGCGAGTTCCGCCGCCAGCAGCCGCGACGCACCGGCCCGCGCGATCCTCAGCATCAGCGCCTTGCGCGTCGCCGCCGCCATGCGGTGCTCGGGCGCGTCGCGCAGGATTTCGGCGCCGTAGCCGTCGGAAAGGATAAACCCGCATTCCTGCGGAAAGATCTCCGACGGCACGCCGGGATGGGTGGCAAAGAAGAAGCGGTCGGAGTGCAGCCGGTAGTCCGGCCATTTGCGGTCGACCCTGAAATCCTCGATCGAGGATTTGATCTCGATGATCCAGATGTCGCCCTGGCGGGTCAGCGCGACGAGATCGGCGCGGCGCCCGGTGGCCAGCGACAGTTCGGGCAGCACATGCGCGCCCATCTCTTTCAGCAGCCGTTGCACGCCACGCCGCACCAGCATGGCGCGCTCCGACTGGCGGCCGTCGATCAGGGGATTGAGGGGGATGGGAGAAATGATTGGCATGGCGGACACCATGCCAGATGTTGTTCACGGTTTGAACCTGTTTTTTGGCGGCGATTATGTACTTTACAAACCCTTCCTTTAATCTACGGGCATCATGCCCTCCAGAGCAATGATCCTCGTCTTTGCGCAGCGTTCGCGGATGGCTTTGAGCCGGCTGTATTCCGGAGAGTCGTACCATGCCATGAGGGAGGCCATATCCGGGAACTCGACAATGACCAGGCGATGAGGTTCCCAATCGCCTTCCAGCACTTTGGTGGCTCCGCCACGAGCGATGTACCTTCCCCCGTAGCGCGCTTCGCTTGCTGGTACATCCCGGCGGTATTCCTCGAAAACGGCGGCGTCGGTTATGTCCACATCAGCAATAAGATAGGCTGCCATCGACCCTACTCCGCGAGGAAAGGCATTGAAGCACGTCCATTAGCGATACCGCAAATAAGCCGGCACTACGCCCCGGAAATGACTCGCGTTCTCTCGGATTGGGGCGCTTAATTGTGTTCGTAGGGGTAACTCTGGGAGGAGATGAACCATGCCCATGTATCTCACGAAATTCAGCTATACGCCCGAAACCTGGGCCCGCCTGATCGAAAACCCCGAAGATAGACGCGAGGCGGCCCGTTCCTACATCGAATCGGTGGGCGGAAAGCTGCACGGGTTCTGGTACGCCTTCGGAGAGCACGATGGCTGGAATCTGTGGGAGGCGCCAGACAACGTGTCGATGGCATCTGTCGTGCTCGCCATTGGTGCGGGAGGAGCGCTCAGCTCGTGCGAGACCACCGTTCTCCTTAGCGTCGAAGAGACGATGCAAGCGCTTGGCAAGGCGAAGTCGATCCGGTATCGCCCGCCGGGATCGTAAGGTCGGCCGTTGCGGCTTGCAGAGCTGGTCGCTAGTTGGGCTACCCACGCTACGGAATGGCTGGTGTCGCGCAACCTTCACACCTGTGCAGAAACGACTTTGTCATCGGGCCGCGCAGCCCCCGCAATATCATCCAAAATCGGGCAGTCCGGCCGCTCGTCGCCGTGGCAGGCGTGGATCAGTTTCTGCAGGGTCGAGCGCATCGACCACAGTTCGCGCACCTTCTCCTCGATTGCCGTCACATGCGCGGCGGCGATCTCGCGCACGTCATGGCTGGCGCGGCCGCGATCCTCATAGAGCGCCATCAGCTGGCGGCAATCTTCGATAGAAAAGCCGAGATTGCGCGCGCGGCGCAGAAAAGCCAGCCGGTGGATGTCGTCGCCGCAATAGTCGCGGTAGCCGTTGCCGGCGCGCCGCGGTCGGATCAGGCCGATCTCCTCGTAGTAGCGAATGGTCTTGGCCGGCAGGCCGGAACGGTGGGCGGCTTCTCCGACATTCATGGCGATTCCTCGACCTCCGGCGGTCTGGCGGACCGCCCATTGAATTTGCTTCACAATCCTGCAGCGACCGTTGCCGAAAAGCCACAGTTGCGGACTTACCGCACGTAAGCCCCCGCATATAGTCATCGCGCGCTTGGCAAGCAAAGCAAATGCCAGCATGAATAATGGCGACAAAGCGGCCGCAACGTGCCGCACTATTTGGCGGGGCATCGAACCTTTTTATGCGCATGAAGCCATTTGCAATCGTCGTCGCGTTTGCGTTGTCGGCCGCTATCGCTGGTTGCAGCACCATCGGCTCGCAGATATTCAACAACAACTATGGCGCGGTGACCGATGCGGGCTATCAATTGCCCCGCATTCCAATCGAAAAGGTGCCGCAGAAATATCGTCGGCAGGTGGTGAATTACGACACCGATGAAAAGCCGGGCACCATCGTCGTCGATACGCAGAACAAGTTTCTGTACTACGTCATGGGCGGCGGCGAGGCGATGCGTTACGGCATCGGCGTCGGCCGCGAGGGTTTTGAGTGGCGCGGCACCGCCCGTATCGCGGTGAAGCGCGAATGGCCGACTTGGACGCCGCCTTCGGCGATGATCAGGCGTCAGCCGGAGCTCGCCAAATTTGCCGGCGGCATGGAGCCGGGATTGACCAACCCACTCGGCGCGCGCGCCCTGTATCTGTTCAACAAGGGCGGCGATTCGGGCTACCGCCTGCATGGCAGCCCGGAGTGGAACTCGATCGGCAAGGCGATGTCGTCGGGCTGCATCCGGCTGATGAACCAGGACATCATCGACCTCTACGACCGCACCTCGGTCGGCGCCAAGGTCATCGTTTTGTAAAAGGAATCATGCGCGGACCGTCTAGGCAACAAATAGACGTCGCAAACAGAAAACCGGGCAATTCGGCCCGGTTTTTTGTTTTGTCTGGAAGGCGATTAATTGGGGTCCTCTAAGAGACCTGCTCGACCTGCTGCACCTCGGGCACGAAATGCCGGAGCAGGTTCTGGATGCCGTGCTTCAGCGT includes these proteins:
- a CDS encoding ActR/PrrA/RegA family redox response regulator transcription factor; its protein translation is MSGDETIGAMVEGEDTSLLIVDDDKPFLTRLARAMETRGFVVETAESVEEAVAKARANPPAYAVVDMRLGDGNGLDVVAAIREKRDDARAVILTGYGNIATAVTAVKLGAIDYLSKPADADDVFAALTRTAGERAAPPENPMSADRVRWEHIQRVYEMCDRNVSETARRLNMHRRTLQRILAKRAPR
- a CDS encoding MmcB family DNA repair protein yields the protein MPIISPIPLNPLIDGRQSERAMLVRRGVQRLLKEMGAHVLPELSLATGRRADLVALTRQGDIWIIEIKSSIEDFRVDRKWPDYRLHSDRFFFATHPGVPSEIFPQECGFILSDGYGAEILRDAPEHRMAAATRKALMLRIARAGASRLLAAELAGVAVPALEGESE
- the nhaA gene encoding Na+/H+ antiporter NhaA; translated protein: MQDQKQPPASILRQRPVSVLREFLASEAAGGIVLMVAAALALIVANSPLSQAYFEALHAYLGPLSVSHWINDGLMAVFFLLVGLEIKREMLDGQLSTWPRRALPGIAAAGGMLVPALVYVAINRDNPAALSGWAIPTATDIAFALGVLSLLGSRVPGSLKVFLTALAIIDDLGAVIIIAMFYTSDLSLAYLGAAFAVIALLVVFNRMQVLTLLPYLVLGLVLWVLVLKSGVHATLAGVALALTIPLKITPGISHDLDHSPLHRLEHGLHNVVPFVIIPIFGFANAGVSLAGLSAATLVEPLTLGVAAGLVVGKLVGVFGSSALAIRFGFADLPVNAGWLHMTGISLLCGIGFTMSLFIGLLAFASNVELQDAVKVGILAGSVIAAILGAAVLLMAPAANGEEEDEE
- the cueR gene encoding Cu(I)-responsive transcriptional regulator — protein: MNVGEAAHRSGLPAKTIRYYEEIGLIRPRRAGNGYRDYCGDDIHRLAFLRRARNLGFSIEDCRQLMALYEDRGRASHDVREIAAAHVTAIEEKVRELWSMRSTLQKLIHACHGDERPDCPILDDIAGAARPDDKVVSAQV
- a CDS encoding ActS/PrrB/RegB family redox-sensitive histidine kinase, with the protein product MINILRAPDFQQSQRLRLNTLIRLRWLAIVGQSLTVLVVAYGLKFPLPVSLCFALIACSAWMNLLLTFRYPAAHRLTPLPAFAILTFDSLQLAGLLYMTGGLTNPFSVLVTVPVVISATSLPLRLTAILGTLVMVAASLLVFFHLPLPWYEGAPLAMPFIYVAGMWMAVFSSIAFTAIYAFRVAEEARLLANALAATELVLQREQHLSALDGLAAAAAHELGTPLATITLVAKEMEKALRGDPKYGEDVTLLRSQSERCREILKRLTSLSSEGEAHLSRLPLTSLVEEVTAPHRDFGISIKLRPGERVGPEPVGRRNPGVIYGLGNLVENAVDFARKVVTVRWSWNEATVTFSITDDGSGFPPEIIDRIGEPYMSTRQGTEAGGGLGLGLFIAKTLLERSGATLDFRNSSEPGEGAVVQISWPRGVFLNPEQASAIMFDTA
- a CDS encoding L,D-transpeptidase, translating into MRMKPFAIVVAFALSAAIAGCSTIGSQIFNNNYGAVTDAGYQLPRIPIEKVPQKYRRQVVNYDTDEKPGTIVVDTQNKFLYYVMGGGEAMRYGIGVGREGFEWRGTARIAVKREWPTWTPPSAMIRRQPELAKFAGGMEPGLTNPLGARALYLFNKGGDSGYRLHGSPEWNSIGKAMSSGCIRLMNQDIIDLYDRTSVGAKVIVL
- a CDS encoding DUF1330 domain-containing protein — protein: MAAYLIADVDITDAAVFEEYRRDVPASEARYGGRYIARGGATKVLEGDWEPHRLVIVEFPDMASLMAWYDSPEYSRLKAIRERCAKTRIIALEGMMPVD
- a CDS encoding GYD domain-containing protein; its protein translation is MPMYLTKFSYTPETWARLIENPEDRREAARSYIESVGGKLHGFWYAFGEHDGWNLWEAPDNVSMASVVLAIGAGGALSSCETTVLLSVEETMQALGKAKSIRYRPPGS